The Podospora pseudoanserina strain CBS 124.78 chromosome 7 map unlocalized CBS124.78p_7, whole genome shotgun sequence region TTTTACCGGCCAGAAGGGTTTGATGCGTGCACAGGGAGCTGCCCCTCCATTCGCTCGTGGTCCCCCACTACGGCGGCGCAGCAACAAGAGCTCCAGTGGAGCTGCAGCCAAGCTTCTGGGAAGTGATTGCTGTATTTAATTGATATGTACTAGCGCCGCGAAACACGCTCGCGCGTTCTTTGCTTCTCGTCTTTCTTCTCCCTGGACCTCGACGACAATGGCAAGACAACGGAAAGATCCCGTCACCAAGGTCAGACTCAGGCAACCTGACCGATCGGGtcccaaggagaagacgCTGCTGGAGATTGCCCAGGAGAGGAATCTCTttgccgaggccgagaagcgACAAAATGCGCTGAGGAAGAAAACCGGAGAGTCCGGGACTGTTgatgggagcagcagcagcgaggatgacgaagaggacgacgaagaggatgaggagaaagGCTTGTCTCCGACCGCCGAGCGCATTCTCGAGACGATGCTCTGGGCTTTATGTCTGTCAATGCTGCACTTTACACTCGATGTGCTGGTCCAGCACCAGTATTCGGCTGACCGTGTGGTATGGCCCACGGTCTGGACGAGGTTCTTCCAGGCTCTTCTTGGTATGTGTGCCatttctttctcttgccACCCGGATCGGCCGCGCTGACGCAGTTCACCATCCAGTCTTCGGATTACTGGTTTATaccctccaccctcacccatcGAAACCGACGCTCGTACCTGGCCTACCCTTGCGATATCAGTCGGTCCTGAGGCAGTCCGTCTTTTTCGTTTGCAGCATATGCGCCGGCTGCTACATGATTCATATTACGAATATGTTCGGGTATCTGGCAATCATGAAGCAGGCGCCGTCTCTCGGGTGTCTCTGGGTGTGGTCCGTGATCGAACTCGAACTCCCCTGGGCTGTTCTCAGCCTTGTTGGAGCCGGGGGTTTTCTGTGGCTCAACGGCTATGACATCAAATGAACCTCAAGGGAGGCGCTCGTGTGTGGGGCTGGGGACCAGTTTGGGGTGAGCACttgagagaaggagggggaagggggttcTTGCAGCTTCAAGGTGTGGTGGGATATCTAGGGCCAATCGTGTAGGTATGGACGCACGCATGTCACCCGAAGGTACCTCGTCCCGAAAATCACTTCCTGCTTCTCTCCCCGCCCGACTGGTGCTGCGCAACCTCCTGTCCACTCTGGTATCGGGTGGCTGGAGGGATGTGATGGGTGCATGCGGCTTGGGCGTTTGGAAAACGTCCCTCGCGGCTGCGGTGCAAGCGCCACGTCGGTCACCGCACCGGACAGGGAGACTGGAACAGCATTACCACTCTTTTCGGAATGTCTCACGTTAGTTAGCGTTAGCTCGGGTGCGGCCGTTGAGCGGTATGTAGTTGAGCTGGCCGGTCAACAAGCCCGGCGTGACTTCTTTGTCAAAACCGCATGCAGTTGAAAAACATGCCATGAGACATTTCCCTCATTTCCCCAACTGGAGGTCCAGGCCCGATGGAAGGTCCATGTACCCAGGACCTGCCCTCTTCTCGACGGAAGCAACAATggcaaagacaacaacaccatgcaTCGGACTGCAGCCGGCGGCGTTTCTGCCCGCCAAGGAAACCTGCTGCCTCCGTCGCGCTTGCAGTCTCTTCCACTGACGATCGCGGTTCGAGGAAGAGTTTAAAGCTGGCCGGTCCTGCTCTGTCCACGCCATGGCCCGTCTGTCTGGTTGTCCCTCGACCTGCCTCACCAACGCTAACATTACTCAGACTCGACACTCTCAACACTGTTATATTCAGCCTTATACCCACGCTTGGTATTCTGCCGTTTTGCTCCTCGTCAGCCTTATCCGAGCATCGTTACGGACGCCGTCAAataccccttccccttatTGGCCACCCTGACGATGATGCGGCTGTCCACGTTGCTCTCCCTCTCTGTCGGGCTGCTCCACTCAGGTGGGCAAGCCGCACCAGCCGACACCAGCAGACTGGCGTCCAGGGTACCTAACGGCGTGATCATTGAGCACTGCACTGTTCCCGGTACCGTGGCCCTCACGTTCGATGACGGTCCCTTCAGCTACACCGGCCATGTCCTGGACCTCTTGGACGCGTACGGTGCCAAGGCTACGTTCTTCGTCAACGGGGAGAACTGGTCTCACGGAATCGATGACCCCTCGACTACGTGGCCCAGCATCCTGAAACGCATGGTTGCCTCTGGTCATCAGATTGCATCTCACACTTGGTCTCATCAAGACCTGACGTACGCCAGCTGGGAGCAGCGAAGATACCAGATGCAGCAACTCGAGACATCCCTTCGAAATGTGATTGGCAAGGTCCCAACTTACATGAGACCGCCTTACGCCAACTGTGGAGGCGATTGCCTCCCCGATATTGAGAGCTTGGGGTATCACGTGGTCAACTTCGACGTCGACACCAAGGACTACCTTCACAACTCGCCAGGCACCATCCAGGCGGCGATAGATACTTTCTCGTGGGCGGTAAACTCTGGCGGCCAGTCATCATACCTGGTGCTCAGCCATGATGTACATCAAACTACCGCCGAAATCCTCACTCCCGCCATGTTGGAAATTATTCGGGAGAACGGATTGAGGGCTGTCACGGTTGGCGAGTGTTTGGGTGACCCGGCAAGCAACTGGTACCGCTACTAGCGGGCGGATGACGATTGATGACGCTATGAGCCAGGATATCTCAATGAGCGACGATCAAGATATGACGGGCAGGTGGCGGTAATGATGATGCTTATAACGGTTGTTTGGTCCTGGGATCGGATTTCTGAATCACATACTGTTGGTGGAATATGGTCTGCACAAAAGGGAACTTACCCTCTGTTCCTGGTGATTGACCGAAGCTTGGGGGGTTGGCATTGCTCTTCTTTAATCATTTATCTGTATCGCATAACTAATAGTCCTAGTCGCCTACGGGTTGCTAATCCTACACTataatatactttatatCGACATGTGTGCTGCATTTCCATACATGGCTTTGATTTGGAACCATCCTAGAGGTTGTCAAGCAGATGTTTAATTTCCCTGGCCACAAATTCCGGGTCGTCCTTTTGTATAAAATGCCCGCATCCGCTGGCAACCTTCACTGTATTGGAATTTCCCGGGGTGTGGACAAGACGAAGGAGGCCATCATTATAACGAGACCACGTTGGGTTCATAAAAGTGTTGATAACTTGCTTCGGGACAGCCATGGTGCCCTAGCAGAATTGAGGCACGGTGTTGTCAGTAGGAGAGTTAAACCACAACGGATGATTGCTCGGCTCAGGAACTGTTTACTCACTTTCTCACACTGCTCAGCGAACTGATCCCAGTCATGCCCGACGACGGTCAACAGCGGGGCCTTCTCGCTGGGCTTCTCATCTCCCGGCGCAGCTATAAGAGGGAGTGAGGGTCTGTCGGAAAAGGGCAACATCTCGGCCAGTTTTCTTCGGTCAAAATGTTCAGGGTTGGGAACCGTCGGGTGGAAGAATTTGCGAAACTGTGAACGTGTGTATCGCAATTCTTGCGGGGAGACGCCTTTGGGCAAGGAGCCTGGGTCGAAGCCAGCGTCGTCGGGATCTGGGAAGATGGAGACGAAATCTGTGTTGGCTATCATCGAATCCAGGAAGAGGTATGCCGATATCTGTGTTTGGTCTGCATGTGCGTGGGCGTAGAGGCGTGCCAGGGGGCAGCCAATGGAGTTACAGACAAACACCAGACGGGTTGACTCCAggtttgggaggtgaggtgacgAGCTGGTGAATTGTGTtaggagctggtggagatcGGAGACGATGTCATGAGCGTCATGGCTGTAGGGGATGGTATTGGGGCCATCGGTTGGGTCGTGGTCCGAGTCTCCTTGGCCATAACGATCATAGGTTAATATCGTTGGAGGGTGCTGATTGTTGTCGGAGAAACTGGAGAGAAGGTGAGATATGGCCGGCGACCAGGCCCTACGTGACAGAACCAGGCCATTAAGAAAGACTACCAGGACGTCTGAGAGGTTGCGACTGGTACTTGGTGAATGGGCGGAGAAGACAGATGCCCTGAGAGACGCActtggtttggtggtgagggtgatggtgatgtcttCCATTGGGTAGCCACTAATTATGTGATGGTGTGATTAGAGGAAACCAGAATAAATAAGGTTTAGTGGAAACGGCAAAGCATTGGGTCTATTCTTCCGAGCTATGAATATAGTTAGAAAAGAGCTTGATACCAGTTTGGGGGGTATGAGGAGATCTGAATGACGTTTCAGCGGGGTATCTAGAGTCTTCAACCTCACTTTAGGCTGCACATAAAACTCGTATGAAGGTTTATCACACTGGAATACCGCGGGGCCTTGATGCCGTCAACCATGCCCTTAATATTGCCTCCCATCAgcccaacaaaacaacagcaTGGATTGCGGAGGCAAAACAATGAACTGAATGCCAAGTATCCAGCCACGTCTTAAGTCATTCAGTAGCCTCCGCATTACTCCACTGCATCCTGCTCCACGAAAACCCATACCTGTAATTACTACACACGTAGCCAAGCCCTAGCAGCCAATTACGTCTTGTTTGATTACCTCTTTTATCTACATCGACTTCAAACGTCGAGCTTTGCATCCTACCACCGCCATTTTCGCAGGGGGTTTCACCAACCTATCTATCTAACCTTGTCTATTGTCATTCAGTTCATCTATCACACAGTGACCATGAAAATTACAACAGTAGGAATCACCATCTTAAATGATCAGATCCTTTCTCTAACGACTTGTACACAGCTTTATGTCTATCCCATAAAGGCCCTTCGCGGCATCAAACTCAAATCAGCCCGAATCGGGCCCCAAGGCATTGCTCACGACCGGACTTTCATGCTCTTCCAGGTTTCTGAACCTGATGGGGAGCTCAAGAAAATGCAGGTCGATTCCCATCCACAATGCGCTCTTTTTGAACAAGAGCTCTCGGGTGGTAACATTTCAGTTCGATATCACGACCCAGAAAATCAAGACCAAGATGAGCAGCCGCTCGTGATCCCACTCACCGTCAACACTGCCACCCTCGCTAAAATAAACGTCAATCTTCATGGCAGCGCACCATCATCGGCCTACTCGATGGGATCACCCTATGAAGACTGGTTCTCTGCCCGGTTTGGCTTTCCTATTAGACTGGTCTACATTggtgatgggaagagggCTGTACTGGGTGATACCCTCCCTCCTaagcagcatcaacaaaccACTCAGAATGGCAAGGGCGGTTGGCTATCATCCCTAACGTCCTATGTCACCGAAAGGGGTCAGGAGGGGAAGCCATGGATTACCTTCACTGATGTCGCACCTTTACTTGTGACATCCGAGTCGTCCCTACATGATGTCAGCGCTCGGCTGCCTGCTGATGAACCCATGCCCATGTATAAGTTTCGTCCCAACATCGTGGTCGATGGGCAGGGTGAAGAAGCCTGGGCGGAGGACTTGTGGGCTGAATTGaccttcaacaacaagcacaaGCTGCTCCTCACCGGGAACTGCGTGCGATGCGTGAGCATAAATGTTGATTATGAAACTGGCAAGCCCGCTGTGGGAGAGCTGGGGAGTGTTTTGAAGAAGTTGATGAAAGACAGACGAGTGGATACTGGGTCCAAGTGGTCGCCTGTTTTTGGCCGATATGCTTTCCCTGCTGTAATGCAAGACAGCCAGGGTGCGAGTTTCGAGctgagggttggggatgaagtGGAGGTCACCAGGAGAAACGCGGAGCGAACTGTTTGGGATTGGCCTGGGCTATAACTTATAACTGGTGTGAGAGGCTTCTATATTTCAAGGTATAACTGCAATATATTCCCGGGGAAGCGATGGTGGTATAATGAACTATGAAATATGAGTAGCCATATTCAAGCCATCCTCGTTGTCGAAGCTTGACATATTCCGCCTGCGGAAGAAATACTGGGTGACGAGATTTGCCTCGGCGGTGGCACTGATTCAAACCGTTGCTTGGAGCTTGGAATGGAGGGCGTGGGATACTCGATGGTGATGCCTGCCGGGCGAACCTCAGCGGCGACGCGATCTATCCTGTCGTATGGATAGACTTCAGGCTTAGGGTTGTTGGATCCAGGGCTGAAGAATCCCACGTCGGGATTGAAGTCGATTTTTATGCTTTGCAGTGGTATCTTACGGGCAATCGCGGCAAGAGCAAGCCCTCGCAACCAATCCTCATCGGCTTGGTCAAATTTGGAGATGCCTTCTGAGCATCGCTGGTCAACCCCAGCTCATTGCCAACAGAACTTTCGCAAACGCGGGGCTAGCAGCTTCAAGTAGGTAACAGAGCCCACCACGTTGTCCCTACTCCACGGGTCTGCGCCCACCCAATGCACCATAGTGTTCCAGCGTGAGAGAAAGAGGTCCTCCAGCAGGGGAAAGTCAGTCACGTCAAAGCTACCAAGCGCGCCTGTTAAGTAGGATATCTCGATTGAGCGAAGCGTTTCTTTGTGATGGGAGAGCAGGACGTGCATAACAGTCAAGTCAAAGGCTCGATGCCTGCGAAGCCCAGTGTTGTGGAAACCAGTGCGGGAATGAAAAGTGCTCGAGCTCCCTGAAAACAAGTAGAAAACGCTGTAGGTTGTCAGGGCTGTCTTCAAAGCAGCTGAGAGTAATGGAAGTGATGGCCGAGGAGCTCCGGTGGCTCTGTATGTGGGTCTGGTCAGCCTGATTTGTATCTCTACAGGACAAAAAGAATACGAAGACGAGGTCTTGCCTTGAATACGCTTAAGGGGAACTGTGGGTATGTCCGCGCAACACTGTACAGTTCGAGGACTTTGAGACTGGGCATGCCGTTGATCATCTGGCAGACCGGCACAAGGCGGAGCGCATCTCCATGCTAATATACAACGACTCGAGGGCTGGCATCGCCATCGTAACTGTGCGGAGGATAGCCCAAACTCATCTGG contains the following coding sequences:
- a CDS encoding uncharacterized protein (EggNog:ENOG503P3YF) yields the protein MARQRKDPVTKVRLRQPDRSGPKEKTLLEIAQERNLFAEAEKRQNALRKKTGESGTVDGSSSSEDDEEDDEEDEEKGLSPTAERILETMLWALCLSMLHFTLDVLVQHQYSADRVVWPTVWTRFFQALLVFGLLVYTLHPHPSKPTLVPGLPLRYQSVLRQSVFFVCSICAGCYMIHITNMFGYLAIMKQAPSLGCLWVWSVIELELPWAVLSLVGAGGFLWLNGYDIK
- a CDS encoding uncharacterized protein (COG:O; CAZy:CE4; EggNog:ENOG503NWJ2) → MMRLSTLLSLSVGLLHSGGQAAPADTSRLASRVPNGVIIEHCTVPGTVALTFDDGPFSYTGHVLDLLDAYGAKATFFVNGENWSHGIDDPSTTWPSILKRMVASGHQIASHTWSHQDLTYASWEQRRYQMQQLETSLRNVIGKVPTYMRPPYANCGGDCLPDIESLGYHVVNFDVDTKDYLHNSPGTIQAAIDTFSWAVNSGGQSSYLVLSHDVHQTTAEILTPAMLEIIRENGLRAVTVGECLGDPASNWYRY
- a CDS encoding uncharacterized protein (EggNog:ENOG503P1TE; COG:S) → MEDITITLTTKPSASLRASVFSAHSPSTSRNLSDVLVVFLNGLVLSRRAWSPAISHLLSSFSDNNQHPPTILTYDRYGQGDSDHDPTDGPNTIPYSHDAHDIVSDLHQLLTQFTSSSPHLPNLESTRLVFVCNSIGCPLARLYAHAHADQTQISAYLFLDSMIANTDFVSIFPDPDDAGFDPGSLPKGVSPQELRYTRSQFRKFFHPTVPNPEHFDRRKLAEMLPFSDRPSLPLIAAPGDEKPSEKAPLLTVVGHDWDQFAEQCEKGTMAVPKQVINTFMNPTWSRYNDGLLRLVHTPGNSNTVKVASGCGHFIQKDDPEFVAREIKHLLDNL
- a CDS encoding uncharacterized protein (EggNog:ENOG503NZW8; COG:S), encoding MKITTLYVYPIKALRGIKLKSARIGPQGIAHDRTFMLFQVSEPDGELKKMQVDSHPQCALFEQELSGGNISVRYHDPENQDQDEQPLVIPLTVNTATLAKINVNLHGSAPSSAYSMGSPYEDWFSARFGFPIRLVYIGDGKRAVLGDTLPPKQHQQTTQNGKGGWLSSLTSYVTERGQEGKPWITFTDVAPLLVTSESSLHDVSARLPADEPMPMYKFRPNIVVDGQGEEAWAEDLWAELTFNNKHKLLLTGNCVRCVSINVDYETGKPAVGELGSVLKKLMKDRRVDTGSKWSPVFGRYAFPAVMQDSQGASFELRVGDEVEVTRRNAERTVWDWPGL